CTTCCACGTTGGTATCCGGCGGCACCCAGCCCGAATCCACATGCAGCTCCGCCACTCGGCGATAGTCGCGGTTGAAGAAAGCGATAAAGTTTTCCGCCAGATAACGCTTATCTTCTTTATTCAGCGACCCCACGATACCGCAGTCGATGCCGATGTATTGCGGATCGTGCGGATGATCGTGGCTGACGAAAATATTCCCCGGATGCATATCGCCGTGGAAAAAGCTGTCGCGGAAGACCTGGGTGAAGAACACCTGGACGCCGCGTTCAGCCAGCAGTTTCATGTCTGTACCGTTGGCTTCCAGCGCCGCGACATCATTGACCGGGATGCCATAGATGCGCTCCATCACCATCATCGTCGGGCTGCAATAGTCCGAATAGACTTCCGGCACGTAGAGCATCGGGCTGTTTTCGAAATTACGGCGCAGCTGAATGGCGTTCGCCGCTTCGCGCAGCAGATCGAGTTCATCCAGCAGCGTTTTTTCATATTCGCGCACCACTTCCATCGGGCGCAGGCGGCGGCCATCCGGCAGCAGGCGCGGCACCCAGCGCGCGAGACGGTAGATAAGCTTCATATCCGCCTTGATGACCGGCAGGATATCGGGGCGAATCACCTTGATGACCACCTCTTTGCCGTTCTCTTTCAGGCGGGCGGTGTGAACCTGCGCGATTGAAGCGGAAGCGAGCGGCGTAATATCGAAATCATCAAACCACTCCTCGACGGGACGATCGCCCATCGCTTTTTCGATCTGCTGTTTAGCGAGCTTACCGTCGAAGGGCGCGACGCGATCCTGCAACAGCGCCAGCTGATCGGCGATTACCGGCGGGAAGAGATCGCGACGCGTCGACAGCATCTGACCGAACTTGATCCACACAGGCCCAAGCTCCTGCAACGCCAGACGAAGTCTCGTGCCAAGCTCCAGATCTTTGTGCCGGTTCGGCATCCAGAACAGCCCGCGACGCCAGATCCGCAGCGGCAGCGTCAGGCGCATGCGCGGAATCAACTCATCCAGACCGTAGCTCAGGAACGTTTTGATAATGAAATAAAGGCGCCGAATTTCACCTGGCGTCATTTGCCCTCCAGTTTATCCAACCGTTTGGTTAATTCTTCCAGCTGACGCCCGGCGGCCGAGATCTCTTCGGCGAACCAGGCGATTTCCAGCGCGCCCGGCGCGACGCGCCACTCTTCAGTAATTGCTTCCGCCAGATAGCGCTGATTACGCGTAAAGCCTTTTTGCAGTAGCTGCCCGCCGCGACGCATAACGCGCCCGATGCCTTCTGCGGCGATATCGCCGACCCACGGCGCCAGCAGCCCGGCGGGATCAAATTCGGCCATGTCCATCAGCGCCACAAAATTCTGCACCACCTGCAGATCGCCCTGCACTTCCAGCTCGCCGCTGCGGATAAGCGCGGTCAGCTGCTGGCGATCCTGAAGCTTCGGCAAAACGGAAAGGCGCGTGATAACGGTACAGTCCGCCTCGCCTTCCCATTTGCTGAGCACATCCAGTTGCTGCTCGCTGAACACCAGCACCAGCGGCGTGGAAAGCTCTTCAAGCGTGATGCGCAACACTTTGCCCTGCAAACGCTGGCGCGGCGCTTTCAGCGCGCTCTCGCGGTACAGAAATGTGTTCAGCGCGCCTTCAATGCCAGCCATCATTAGCGGTGTGAAAGGCATCCGGCACCTCCTCAGAATTTGTAGCCGCGATGCAGCGCTACGATCCCGCCGGTCATGTTGTAGTAGTTGACGTTTTCGAAGCCCGCGTCGTTCATCATCGCTTTCAGGGTTTCCTGATCCGGGTGCATACGGATAGATTCAGCGAGATAACGGTAGCTGCCAGCGTCTTTCGCCACCAGCTCGCCGACGCGCGGCAGAATATGGAAAGAGTAGGCGTCATAGGCTTTGTTCAGCGGCTCGAACACCGGTTTGGAGAACTCTAACACCAGCAAACGGCCACCCGGCTTCAGCACGCGGAACATGGAACGCAGCGCTTTTTCTTTATCGGTGACGTTACGCAGGCCGAAGGAGATCGTGATGCAGTCAAAGGTGTTATCCGGGAACGGCAGCGCTTCCGCGTTGGCCTGGACATACTCTACGTTGCCGACGATGCCGGTATTGCGCAGCTTCTCGCGTCCCATTTTCAGCATCGAATCGTTGATATCCGCCAGCACCACTTTGCCGCTCTCGCCCACCAGACGGGAGAATTTAGCGGTTAAATCACCGGTGCCGCCCGCGAGATCCAGGACTTTCTGGCCGCGGCGCACGCCGCTGCAATCGATAGTGAAGCGCTTCCACAGACGATGAATGCCGAACGACATCAGATCGTTCATGACATCATATTTCGCCGCCACGGAGTGGAAGACCTGCGCCACCATATCCGCTTTTTGCTCTTTCGCTACGGTCTGGAAGCCAAAGTGCGTTGTATCTTGTGAATCTTCAACCATCTCAGTGCCTGCTTATCAAGGAAATGTTTGTGAAGTGTAACAGATTGGCCGCAATTGCCCTACGATTCAAGGCGGCATTAGCGCGCCGCTCAGCGCTCGCCCGCGACGCGAAACGCCGCTAAGTGGCTGTTTTCATCAGGGGCGCTGGCAAGCGCTTCGGCATCGGGGAGCGTAAACGCTTCATCATCCTGCACCGCCTGTTCGGCCAAATCCGGATTAATCTCGCGCTTTACCTCAACGCCCATACCGCGAAACGCCTCCGCCTGCGCAAGCAGGTTGCCGCGCCCGCTGGCGAGTTTTTTCATCGCCTGGCGGTAGCTGTCGCTCGCTTTGTCGAGGTTCTGGCCGATGGCGCTCATGTCATCAACAAACAGCCGCATTTTGTCGTAGAGGCGGCTGGCGCGATCGGCTATTTGCTGGGCGTTACGGCTTTGATGTTCATAGCGCCAGAGGTTGGAAATGGTGCGCAACGCCACCAGCAGCGTGGTCGGGCTCACCAGCATAATATTGTTTTTTAACGCCTCGGTGATGAGCTCCGGCTGCTTGTCGATAGCCAGTAAAAAGGCGGGCTCGACCGGGATAAACATCAGCACGTAGTCCAGCGTGCGCAGCCCCGGCAACTGCTGATAGTCCTTGCGCCCCAGCAGGCGAATATGATTGCGAAGCGAAGCGATGTGTTCGTTGAGCGCCAGCTCGCGGCTGTAATCATCTTCGGCATTAAAGTAACGCTCATAGGCTACCAGCGTCATTTTGGCATCAATGACCACATCTTTGCCCTGCGGCAGACGCACAATGACATCCGGCTGCATACGGCTGCGGTCGGCAAGCTGAATATTAACCTGGGTTTCATACTCATGCCCTTCGCGCAGGCCCGAGGCTTCCAGCACGCGCGCGAGCACCACTTCGCCCCAGTTGCCCTGGGCTTTGTTGTCGCCTTTTAACGCACGAGTAAGGTTGATAGCTTCCTGCGCCATTTGCGCATTCAGTTGCTGGAGATTGCGGATTTCATGAGCCAGCGTGTGGCGCTCGCGCGCCTCCTGGCCGAAGCTCTCCTGCACCTGGCGGCGAAAACCGTCGAGCTGCTCGCGCAGCGGGGAAAGCAGGCCGTTCAGGCTCTGGCGATTTTGCTCATCGACCTGGCGGCGGCTCTGTTCAAAAATACGGTTAGCGAGGTTTTCAAACTGCTCGCTCAGGCGCTGTTCGCTGCTCATCATCTGGCGCAGTTTTTCTTCGGCATGGACCTGGGTGGCCTCCAGCCGCGTGGTGACTTCGCGCAGGTCAGACTCCAGCGAGCTGTTGATCTCCCGCAGGTTGCGCAGTTCGTTATTGAGCAGATCGCACTCATCACGCCAGTGCTGGTTATGCGCCAGCGCCTCGCGGGCCGCGCTGAGTTCGCCGTAGATATCGCGCTGTTCCGCCAGCAGATCCGCCTTTTGCTGGGCGGTTCGCAGGCCTGACATCAGCCAGCCCACCGCCACGCCCGCCAGTGCGACCACGGCTAACACCAGATATGAGATTTCCACCACGCCTCCTGCCTGAACTGCTCATCACGCCAGAGGGGATTGTGCTGTACATAATTCCAGACGAAAAGCGTTTTTCTGTAAGGATCGTCAATCCTGCGAGACATTACGCAAAAAGGCCGGCGGAGCGCCGGCCTGAAAGGAAGCTATCAGAGAAGACGGCGCGCCGCCTCCACCACGATTTTCACCGCGTGGCTTTCGGTTTGTTTCATGGTTTCCGCGTTCGGGATCTCTTGCTGGGTGCGGTTGACGATAACGCCCGCCACCATGCCCGCGCGCAGGCCCTGGCTTGAGCACATGGTCAGCAGCGTCGCCGATTCCATTTCATAGTTCATCACGCCCATCGACTGCCACTCTTTCATGGAGCCGTTAAAGCGGCTGACCACACGGCCGGAGAAGGTGTCGTAGCGCTCCTGGCCTGGGTAGAAGGTGTCGGAAGAGGCGGTCACGCCGATGTGCGTGGTCGCGCCGACCGCTTTGGCCGCTTCCACCAGTGCGGTGGTACAGGCGAAATCGGCAACGGCCGGGTATTCCATCGGCGCGAAGTGCAGGCTGGCGCCGTCAAGGCGTACGGAGGCGGTCGTCACCAGCACGTCGCCAACGTTGATGTGCGGCTGGATAGCGCCGGTGGTGCCCACGCGCAGGAAAGTACGAATGCCAAGCTGCGCCAGCTCTTCTACCGCAATAGACGTTGACGGGCCGCCGATACCGGTTGAGCAGATGATGACCGCTTTGCCATCAAGCTCGGCACGCCAGGAGGTGAATTCACGGTGGGAAGCCAGTTTGACCGGCTTATCCATCAGCGCGGCGATCTTTTCCACTCGCTCCGGGTCGCCCGGGACAATCGCTAATTCTGCGCCCTGAAGATCGCTTTTTTTAAGGCCGAGGTGAAAAACATCAGACATAGGTGACTCCTCTGTGGGTCGGTTTGTCAGGAGAAGCAAAACGGTACTTTACAGAACCTTTCCGGCGTTTTTCGTGACCGGATTCACTTCAAAAGAAAGGAGTTGCATTAATTTTCCATAATTTCGTGATTATGGTCACACATACAACGCAGTAATGGAAATCCCGCACGGCGAATGCCTGCTTTTCCCACCTCCACTCCCGCCGCACGCAGGCTATAGTTAGGGATGCGCTAAAACAATAACGGGTACGGAGAATGCCATGACCAACAACACTGACCATCCGGCGGGCTTTGCCGCTGCAGTTTCACCTGTCGCTTCAACGGTAGTTCATACGCCGCAGGATGCCATTATCGCGGGCGAAACCTCGATTCCCTCGCAGGGCGAAAACATGCCTGCTTACCACGCCCGCCCGCGCGCTGCCGATGGCCCGCTGCCGGTGGTGATTGTGGTACAGGAGATTTTCGGCGTACATGAACATATTCGCGATATTTGCCGTCGCCTGGCGCTGGAAGGGTACCTGGCGGTGGCGCCGGAACTCTATTTCCGTCAGGGCGATCCGAATGAGTACGACGATATTTCGTCGCTGCTGAGCAATCTGGTGTCGAAAGTGCCGGACGCGCAGGTGCTGGCGGACCTGGACCATGTGGCAAGCTGGGCGTCGCGCAACGGCGGTGACGCGCACCGTCTGATGCTGACCGGTTTTTGCTGGGGCGGGCGTATCGCGTGGCTGTATGCCGCGCACAATCCGCAGCTGAAAGCCGCCGTGGCGTGGTATGGCAAGCTGCTGGGCGACAAAACGTTAAACTCGCCGAAGCATCCGGTGGATGTCGCCACCGATCTGACCGCGCCAGTGCTGGGGCTTTACGGCGCGCAGGATACGGGAATTTCGCTTGAGAGCGTTGAGACCATGCGTCAGGCGCTGCGCGCCGCCAATGCAAAGGCGGAAATTATCGTTTACCCGGACGCGGGCCATGCGTTTAACGCCGATTATCGCCCGAGTTATCACGAGGCGTCGGCAAAGGATGGTTGGGAGCGCATGCTGGAGTGGTTCAACACCTACGGTAGTAAGAAAGGATAAAAAAACGCCCGGGAAACCGGGCGTTTTTTATTGCGGCGTATTTTTGGTGGCGCGGTGGATTGGTGGGTGCGCTACGCACCCTACAAAGCCACAAACCACACCATACCGTTTTCTTCGGGCTGCGATGGGTGCGCTGCGCGTACCCACCCTACAAATCACAAACCGCATCGCACTGTTTTCTGCGAGCTGCGGTGGGTGCGCTGCGCTTACCCACCCTACAAAATTACAAACCTCATCACACCGTTTTCTGCGGGTTGCGGTGGGTGCGCTACGCTTACCCACCCTACAAAACCATAAACCATTTCGCACCGTTTTCTTCGGACTGCGGTGGGTGCGCTGCGCGTACCTACCCTACGAATTACCCACCCTACGCAACGCATAACTGGCCTTATCGTAGGGCGGGTAAGCGTCGCGCACCCGCCATCGCCACAATCAGTAACCGTTACGCCTGACGCAGGTTCTGCGCCGCTTTCACCATGTTGGCGAGCGCCGCGCGGGTCTCCGGCCAGCCGCGGGTTTTCAGGCCGCAATCCGGGTTCACCCACAGACGCTCCTGCGGGATACGCTGCGCGGCTTTCTTCAGCAGCGCTTCAATCCACGCCACATCCGGCACGTTCGGCGAGTGGATGTCATATACGCCGGGCCCGATTTCATTCGGGTATTCAAACTCTTCAAACGACTCCAGCAGTTCCATATCTGAACGTGACGTTTCGATGGTAATCACGTCCGCATCCAGCGCGGCGATAGAATCCATGATGTCGTTGAACTCGCAATAACACATGTGAGTGTGGATCTGCGTGTCATCCTTCGCGACCGCCGCGTTCAGGCGGAACGCCTCCACGCCCCAGGCGAGATATGCGTCCCAGTCGCTGCGCTTGAGCGGCAGCCCTTCACGCAGCGCCGGTTCGTCAATCTGGATGATGCCGATACCTGCGGCTTCGAGATCCGCCACTTCGTCACGCAGCGCCAGCGCAATCTGTTTGGCGATGGTTTCACGCGAGACATCTTCACGCGGGAACGACCAGCAGAGAATGGTCACCGGGCCGGTCAGCATCCCTTTCACCGGTTTGTCGGTCAGCGACTGCGCGTACTTCGCCCACTCGACGGTGATTGGCACCGGGCGGCTGATGTCGCCGATAACCACCGGCGGCTTCACGCAGCGGGAGCCGTAGCTCTGTACCCAACCGTTCTGGGTGAAGACGAAGCCATCAAGATGCTCGCCGAAATACTCCACCATGTCGTTACGCTCGGCTTCGCCGTGCACCAGCACATCGAGACCCAGACGCTCCTGCTCGGCGATCGCCTGCTTAATGTGTTCGGCGATACCGGTGCGGTAGTTCGCCGCATCGAGATTGCCCTTTTTGAAATCCAGGCGCAGGCCGCGGATTTCGGTCGTCTGCGGGAACGAGCCGATGGTCGTGGTCGGCCAGGCTGGCAGGTTGAAGCGGGCGCGCTGCGCTTCGGCGCGTACCGGATATGCATGGGCGCGCTGGCTGTCCTGCGGCGTAATGGCCTGAAGACGCTGTTCTACCGCCGGGTTATGTACGCGGGCCGAATGTTTACGGGCCTGAATCGGCGCACTCCACTGCTCGATTTTTGTTGTGTCGCCGCTGTTCAGCGCATCGCGCAGCAGCGCCAGCTCTTCACATTTTTGCAGCGCAAAGGCGAACCAGCTTTTCACTTCCGCATCCAGACGCGTTTCGACGCTCAGATCGATAGGGCTGTGCAGCAGCGAGCAGGATGACCCTACCCACAGCTCACGCTGGCCCGCGAT
The genomic region above belongs to Cronobacter malonaticus LMG 23826 and contains:
- the ubiB gene encoding ubiquinone biosynthesis regulatory protein kinase UbiB, whose product is MTPGEIRRLYFIIKTFLSYGLDELIPRMRLTLPLRIWRRGLFWMPNRHKDLELGTRLRLALQELGPVWIKFGQMLSTRRDLFPPVIADQLALLQDRVAPFDGKLAKQQIEKAMGDRPVEEWFDDFDITPLASASIAQVHTARLKENGKEVVIKVIRPDILPVIKADMKLIYRLARWVPRLLPDGRRLRPMEVVREYEKTLLDELDLLREAANAIQLRRNFENSPMLYVPEVYSDYCSPTMMVMERIYGIPVNDVAALEANGTDMKLLAERGVQVFFTQVFRDSFFHGDMHPGNIFVSHDHPHDPQYIGIDCGIVGSLNKEDKRYLAENFIAFFNRDYRRVAELHVDSGWVPPDTNVEEFESAIRTVCEPIFEKPLAEISFGHVLLNLFNTARRFNMEVQPQLVLLQKTLLYIEGVGRQLYPQLDLWKTAKPFLETWIKDQVGFPALVRSFKEKAPFWAEKIPEIPELVYNSLRQGKQLQQSVDKIAHELQEHRVKQGQSRYLFGIGATLMLSGTLLFINRPDWGMSPGWLMAGGILVWLIGWRRTD
- the ubiJ gene encoding ubiquinone biosynthesis protein UbiJ, with translation MPFTPLMMAGIEGALNTFLYRESALKAPRQRLQGKVLRITLEELSTPLVLVFSEQQLDVLSKWEGEADCTVITRLSVLPKLQDRQQLTALIRSGELEVQGDLQVVQNFVALMDMAEFDPAGLLAPWVGDIAAEGIGRVMRRGGQLLQKGFTRNQRYLAEAITEEWRVAPGALEIAWFAEEISAAGRQLEELTKRLDKLEGK
- the ubiE gene encoding bifunctional demethylmenaquinone methyltransferase/2-methoxy-6-polyprenyl-1,4-benzoquinol methylase UbiE; the protein is MVEDSQDTTHFGFQTVAKEQKADMVAQVFHSVAAKYDVMNDLMSFGIHRLWKRFTIDCSGVRRGQKVLDLAGGTGDLTAKFSRLVGESGKVVLADINDSMLKMGREKLRNTGIVGNVEYVQANAEALPFPDNTFDCITISFGLRNVTDKEKALRSMFRVLKPGGRLLVLEFSKPVFEPLNKAYDAYSFHILPRVGELVAKDAGSYRYLAESIRMHPDQETLKAMMNDAGFENVNYYNMTGGIVALHRGYKF
- the rmuC gene encoding DNA recombination protein RmuC; the protein is MEISYLVLAVVALAGVAVGWLMSGLRTAQQKADLLAEQRDIYGELSAAREALAHNQHWRDECDLLNNELRNLREINSSLESDLREVTTRLEATQVHAEEKLRQMMSSEQRLSEQFENLANRIFEQSRRQVDEQNRQSLNGLLSPLREQLDGFRRQVQESFGQEARERHTLAHEIRNLQQLNAQMAQEAINLTRALKGDNKAQGNWGEVVLARVLEASGLREGHEYETQVNIQLADRSRMQPDVIVRLPQGKDVVIDAKMTLVAYERYFNAEDDYSRELALNEHIASLRNHIRLLGRKDYQQLPGLRTLDYVLMFIPVEPAFLLAIDKQPELITEALKNNIMLVSPTTLLVALRTISNLWRYEHQSRNAQQIADRASRLYDKMRLFVDDMSAIGQNLDKASDSYRQAMKKLASGRGNLLAQAEAFRGMGVEVKREINPDLAEQAVQDDEAFTLPDAEALASAPDENSHLAAFRVAGER
- the udp gene encoding uridine phosphorylase, coding for MSDVFHLGLKKSDLQGAELAIVPGDPERVEKIAALMDKPVKLASHREFTSWRAELDGKAVIICSTGIGGPSTSIAVEELAQLGIRTFLRVGTTGAIQPHINVGDVLVTTASVRLDGASLHFAPMEYPAVADFACTTALVEAAKAVGATTHIGVTASSDTFYPGQERYDTFSGRVVSRFNGSMKEWQSMGVMNYEMESATLLTMCSSQGLRAGMVAGVIVNRTQQEIPNAETMKQTESHAVKIVVEAARRLL
- a CDS encoding dienelactone hydrolase family protein is translated as MTNNTDHPAGFAAAVSPVASTVVHTPQDAIIAGETSIPSQGENMPAYHARPRAADGPLPVVIVVQEIFGVHEHIRDICRRLALEGYLAVAPELYFRQGDPNEYDDISSLLSNLVSKVPDAQVLADLDHVASWASRNGGDAHRLMLTGFCWGGRIAWLYAAHNPQLKAAVAWYGKLLGDKTLNSPKHPVDVATDLTAPVLGLYGAQDTGISLESVETMRQALRAANAKAEIIVYPDAGHAFNADYRPSYHEASAKDGWERMLEWFNTYGSKKG
- the metE gene encoding 5-methyltetrahydropteroyltriglutamate--homocysteine S-methyltransferase, whose protein sequence is MTIHNHTLGFPRVGLRRELKKAQESYWAGKSTREELLAVGRELRARHWEQQKAAGIDLLPVGDFAWYDHVLTTSLLLGNVPARHQNADGTVDIDTLFRIGRGRAPTGEPAAAAEMTKWFNTNYHYMVPEFTKGQQFSLTWTQLLDEVDEALALGHHVKPVLLGPVTYLWLGKVKGEQFDRLSLLNDILPVYQQVIAELAKRGIQWVQIDEPALVLELPQAWLEAFKPAYEALKGQTKLLLTTYFEGVSDNLDTITALPVQGLHVDLVHGHDDVNELHRRLPQEWLLSAGVINGRNVWRADLTEKYAQLKTIAGQRELWVGSSCSLLHSPIDLSVETRLDAEVKSWFAFALQKCEELALLRDALNSGDTTKIEQWSAPIQARKHSARVHNPAVEQRLQAITPQDSQRAHAYPVRAEAQRARFNLPAWPTTTIGSFPQTTEIRGLRLDFKKGNLDAANYRTGIAEHIKQAIAEQERLGLDVLVHGEAERNDMVEYFGEHLDGFVFTQNGWVQSYGSRCVKPPVVIGDISRPVPITVEWAKYAQSLTDKPVKGMLTGPVTILCWSFPREDVSRETIAKQIALALRDEVADLEAAGIGIIQIDEPALREGLPLKRSDWDAYLAWGVEAFRLNAAVAKDDTQIHTHMCYCEFNDIMDSIAALDADVITIETSRSDMELLESFEEFEYPNEIGPGVYDIHSPNVPDVAWIEALLKKAAQRIPQERLWVNPDCGLKTRGWPETRAALANMVKAAQNLRQA